The DNA segment TGAGATAGGGGTGTTGTCATCATTCTCAAGAAACGGGAAAACTTCCTCATTAAATTTGGCATGTCGTGTTATGTAAACAAGTGATGTTGGCGGGTCAAGGCAGTGATAATCTTTGTATGTAGGGTTATAGCCGATGAAGATGCATGGTATGCTCGTAGAAGAAAGTTTATGTTCCAAATAATCTCTTAGCTACGGAAACACACGACAACTAAAAGCCTGAAAATGAGGGAGGAAGCTTATAATGATGATATAAAAGTTTAAATGGAGTCTTGCAACCAAGTGTTGGGCAAAAAGCATCCACCCAAAATGAGGGAGGAAGCTTGGCATTAAAAATCATGGTCAAGGCTGTTTTGACTATGTGTCAATTTTTTCCGTTCCACCCATTCATTTTGTTGTGTGTACGGGCATGACATCCTGTGAAAAGTAATATTATCTTCAAGTAAAGACCGAAATTTGTGATTGACTACCACCATCACTTTGAAAAACCTTTATTTTGCAAGAAAGTTGGTTTTGAACCAGTTTCATAGATACCCCCTAAACATTAGCAAAATCTGATTTCTAAAACTATATAGCCAACAAAAGTGAGAGTGATCATCAATCAAAACTACATAATATCTAAAATTGTCCGTAGACAAAACCGTAGAGGGACCCCATAAGTCACAATGTATAAGGTCAAGTGGGTGCAAGGCGCGTTTATAATTAGGGTCAAAATGTAAACTTTGACTTTTGGTAAGTTGACAAGACCTGTAATGCagaaataaataaacaaccaGCTTTTGTAAATTAATAATAGTGTCATAGTGTTACGGTTTGAAATTGAATGAACTCTAGATTGAATTAACAATGGTCGAGTGGATTAACGCTCAGAAGAACCGCAACTCAAATGGTTCTTGAAAGTACGTTAATGGCAGTTTGAGAGAATTAAGAGAGGGAAAGTCGTTACTTCATTTGATTGATAACCCTATTCTATTACAAAGAATCTCTTTTATACCCGAAACACTCAACTAACTGAACTAACATACAACTAACTGAACTCATCCAACTAACTGTTGACTTATTGACTATTACTAATACAACAACCAGCTCGGCTCATTTAATTTCAATTTGAACACATAAATAATTAAAGTGTATATTTTCTAATGGCACGGTCAGAGACAAAGACTGCTCCTGTTGATTCACCTCATCTTGGGTTCATAGAACGTGGGGTTTGACTACCCACGTTATCACTCATGGAGCAAAACCGAACTTCACAAAagaattttattttaatatttttgccATCACAAGTGCTATTAGGAGTTAGGAAATACTAGGCTACTTTTTTAGTATTTGTAATGGTGTTAATTGTATTTGTAATTTCTGAAACTAGAGTTACTAAACACACATCAAGAAGTGGATTTTGTTATCCAAGCATTGAAATGTAGTTCATTCAAACTAAAGCCTCAAACAATTTAATAAGTTTCAAAACACACATCTCGGCTTCAAACCTACCCATGATAATCTATATGCATGAGAAGGAAGGAACATCTTGTGAATTACTTACAACGTATTCAGCTCTTTCATATCTCCGACGTAGTTAGGAACTTTCCCATGAATAAAACAATTCCTAAGTACCCTGCATCAATCAAGGTGGGTGTAACTAATAATGTCTTCACAAAACATTAAAAATATAGAAAAAGCATACAAAAACATAAAACTCACAATGTATTCAGTTCTTGCATTTTCGCTAGTGAGGGAAAAGTAGAAGCTCCACCTTTTAAGTCACTGATTCTCCTATGTCATACAATATGTATAAAGTTATTAGTCACTTTGTATGTCTGACGAACTTATTTCATTAGAACATCAACTAAAAAGAATAAGAAAGAAAATTGAGTATAAAAAGGCATACAAATCCTGCAAATGTATTAGGCGAGAGATGCTAGAAGGTATGGGCCCCTCAAAAGAACAACCTTGTATATGACTGCATGATAAACCAAATGATGACCTGTTTTAGTTAATTTATAGAATAAAAAGGTCGGAGAAGCTACATAAATGTGAAATTTACCATAGATATTTTCATATCAAGTAACCAACTTTGTTTTTATCCTATGAAAACCATTTAACTTTAAAACATTTGATATAAGGTAATTGTAGAGGACGCATTGTATATTAGGTCTGGTTTTTTACCTTCAACCCAAGTCCCAACCTAACCAGGAGTAGTAGAGTTACAATGTTCTTACAGTTTTTCAATTCGCGTCCATTTCTCAATAAAGCTCGGTATCTTTCCAGTAAAATTGTTTCCGCTTAACCTCCTAATATGTGACAAACACATAGAAGTTAAAAAAATGATAAACCTATATGGAGGTGAGGTGATATGTAAACCTGTAAAATTAAGATGTTGGTTTTGACCCTTTTGCCGTACACACAAAGGGGGTTAACAAAATAGTTGAGTAATGTTTAtggaaaaataattaaaaataagaaTTTAGGGGGTACACATAAAAAATTGTCTACGTATCACCTCTTTTTATGATCAACATCGAAGTTTATAAAATTTATACTCACAGAGTGGTCAACTTGGTAAGGTTTGCTACTCCACTTGGGAGTTCGCCAGTGAAATCATTTGACGATAGATCACTaggaataaaaaaaaaaaatttacatgaGTATTTGTTAGGTCCATTTATGTTATGTATAGATGCTGGTCCAACCATTTACATATTTGTGTTGGAACTTGTAATGTATAAGTCAGAACTACATAGTCATAGTGACACTAACTTTGTTGGTAAGTGGAACCATATATGAAAAGATTATGGTATAAGTCGACCATCTTATGAATTTCGCATGGTTATCGCAGGGAGTTTCCGGTCATGTAAACACTTACTAAGTCTCTGTTATCGTAAAAGCTCACCATGAGATAGTGCAATTTAAACAAGGAATAATGGCTTTTAATAATCCTATTTATTTCCCGTAGGCCAGCAACCGTTTCAACTTCAAAAATTCCAACTGGCGGTCCCAACTTTTCACATATTGGCcttcaatggaccctgactaacaaaaccttaacgccgttagtctccggttaccggaaaaacgttttttgccggaaaactcaactttttcgTCTCAAACCTTTTCGTAACCTTATTACgcacctttaggaaccttttttaGTAAAAAGCCCCAATTATTAAGGCCACCGGAAATACTCTTTTTTCGCCAGAAAACTTCTTTTttgccggaaaaatcaaagtttccatcccaaacctgtttttaaccatagatcggacctttaggaacctttttcggATCAAAAATGTTTTCctggcgaccggagactaacggcgttgAAGTTTTGTTAGTCAAGGTcaatatgtgaaaagatggaAACACCGGTAGTAATTTTTAAAGTTGGGGTCGTTGCCGGCCAATAGacaatagttgagattattaaaatccattaatCCTTTAGAGCATCCCTAATAGCCATTTTTTCTCATTTTTCCATGCCCAAGTGGActtgtttttcattttttcttAATGTGGTTGATGTTTGTAGGATCCATTTTTTTATTCAAGAACTAGAAAAAAATGAGAGAATGTGGGGTAGTGTGTAGGTGGTGAGGCAAGATGGGGGGCTTGGGTAATAACTAAAAAATCTAAATGTAAAAGATGTTGATGACATGACATTGTTTTTAGGTGTTTCTAAGATTTCTTATTGAGTGAGTTTTGAATGTTTTTAAAGAGTAAATGTTTTTTTGATGTGACGGGCACCTTTTTAGATGTTTTTTGTGCTCCTTATTGTGGATGTTCTTAAACAAAGACTTACACATTAAAATAATATCTTGTGTGAAAATTCGTACTCAAGTCCCTTTCCTTCAAACTTTTGGTCACTAATGTCAATAGCTTTGTTTGATCTAGGTAAACTAATTTTAAATCTCTGATTCGTTATCAATAAAGAATTCAACATTGTAATTACTATTTGCTTGTTTCGTTTCCAATCCCCCTTTCCAAACTCAATTTGGGGGACCAACACTTTTGTAGATTTAGGAGGTTTTTAGAGCATAAAGATAGAGACTAAAAAGGTAAAGTATAAGTACAGCTCTTTCATATATGTCAAGTTTGCAATCTCTTTGGGTATGGGTCCTGAAAAGTGATTTCCTTCTAAGACCCTGCAAACAtaaattgaagcaattcacaatcAAATTTAAGCAAAACGATGTCATTTCTATAATtttcgtttatatatatattatgtttttGATAACTAACGGAGTGGTGATGCGGCTTACAACGTTTGAAGGGTGGTcattttggtgagagttgttggAAATGGACCGGATAACATGTTTCCCTCAAGGTAGCTGCATACAAAGTAAAGGTTAACATCCGTATTATACGAACCAGAATGGGTCGATCTGATAATTAAGTGGTCACAGTGGGACTTTTTTGTACGCAATAAATGCAAATGAGAGTGACGAGGTTGGGTGGTCCCTACAGCTTTCTCAAAGGCATGGTGGCCCATTCAGATGGTATGGTTCCACTGAAGTAGTTTTGACTTAGATCCCTACATTAATATAGCATTAATTATGATTTTGATTTCagtacataaataaataaatacttaaaaTGTATCGACTCATAGAGAAGCTAGTTTTTGTTCTTACAAATTTTGAAGATGCCTAAGCTTGGCAAACTCGGATGGAATGGGTCCTGTGATATTCTTCTGCGTTATAAATCTGGattgtaaaaagaaaaaaaaaattgagggtttaaaataagaaaaattttaatcttattttgttttttttttggttttactGATATGCGGGGTGTTGGACAGGAAAATTCGCAGGATCAAAATAAACAGATATATAACAACCAAATAAGATGAAGATCAAAGTAAACTAAATACAACAGTGTTTGACAGAGCAAGTTTTATATAAACACCAAAGCAATCAATGTTATTAATTGTTCTTGTTCATTGTCTGCTTAAATACATACCTCTATGGTTACAAAGCAGGGACGCGACATCGGAACCTTAATACTAGACACCGTTCCACACTTAATACATAATACACACCTTAATGTTATGACAAATGACGGCTAGAACCACACACGACATCGCGCGTAACCTTAATACTAGACACCATTCCATACTTAATACATAATACACACCTGAATGTTATGACAAATGACAACTAGAACCATACACATATAATATAACATAATTTTTGTTTTACTTCAAAAGGGACCATGACCTAAGCTTCAACTTCATTTAGTCTAAAAGAAACATATGTTAGTGAGAGGGAAACATACGTTAATGGGTGGCATATTgtgtattattttatatccacAATATGTATTAATTTTACCCATGTTTcctatattaaaattaaaaacaaattatTAGCATATTGTGTATTTATGAATGTCAACTAGCTGACAGATTTGCTTAAAACATAAAGAATAGTAATTGAATTTGTAAGAGAAATGTAAAATTGTAGTAGGGTGAGATGAAGTAAGGTTGCCTACATCTCGAACTCGCATAACGTTTTTTGTTTGTTACTTCAGTTTCACATGTCTCTTACAAATTACCAAAATGATACCAGGGATTCGTACATTCTAGTAACACGGCACGTGGTATTTCCGTCAAAAGAACAATTGCAGTCAACACTGTAGAGCCAGTCCCCTTCCAAACTGCATGGATCCTTGTCAAAGTCCCAATCAAGAACCCTTGTCTTATTCCAAATTTCCTTCAGTACTTTAACTGCACCAGTTCAGCCACACCAGTCACTCAATTAAGTGAAAACTTAGAACTATCACTCAATAATGAAAACGTACGTACAACAATCACCTACCTTCTTGCGTATGGAGCTTTGTTGACTGTGTAAACCGACAATTTGCGTAGAAAATCAAGAAGAATGCAAATAACAAGAGCTTCTTCATTGAGATGTTTGTTGGATTATTGAGTCTGACTAAAGAGAGTGCTGATATGGAGAGGAGAAACAGTGTTAACCTATGCTTCCTGCTTTTTCTGTACATATTTGGGTAGTTTTATAATGCAACGTGAATTAAAAGCTAAACACAAAACAGAAAAATCACATCTAGCTAGGTCATAGTACAATACAAAAGCAAAAAGGAAACAAAAAAGTCAAAACCAACCAAGTACAAGCAGGATGGGTGTGGTGAATTAAGATTCATACAAAATGGAAAAAATGGCTCTTTATAATTCAAGATGGAGACCTAAAAAACTGCAATTCACTcgacattaaggacaaaactcgtcaaatttaaacataaaggacaaaacttgcaaaatggcctaaagataaagaacaaaacttgcaattcactcgaCATTAATTGTATATCTATTACTCTTTTTTACTTTACCAGGACAATTATAATTTACTACTTACTAGACAGACAAGACTAGTCTATACTCACATGCTTTTAACCTTTTACTCTTATTCACTAAAAGTCTAACTAGTTTGGTGATACTTTGTGAaagtttttattcatttatttgttatttattttctgtttaaCTTCTAATAACTTGGTGTATATGAAAGACAGCTTTATATtttttatagagtaaattactttttgagtctttgttttatttaatggttttaaccatttgagtccaaaatgAAAATGTTTAACGCTCTGAGTCCCTAAACGCTTTTTTTATAACTATTTGAGTCCTTTtaagtccaaattttaacctatTGAGTCCAGATTTTTTAACAAAGTTGGAATCaaaccgttataaaatgaacaaaattggactcaaaacgttataaataAATGTCTATGGACTCagagcgttaaactttttgattttgaactcaagtgggtaaaactactaaaacacaggaactcaaaaagtaatttactcttttttatatGGTTATTTGGTTAAATATTATAAGATGAAGTTTCTTAATATATTaaatgtattattattattttttatttagatTTATTACTTTATTAAAGTTCTTATCATGGGTTAATatcattttaaaaaaatataactgaAGAACACTTGTGTAAGGTTTTTGAGTGATTCATATTAAAAATAACGTAGAAATTTCTTTACAAATGTGTATATTTTTCTGGGAAGAAATACGTAGCTAAAGGACCCTAACCAAGTATTATTGGTTAACATTCGTAGATTATAATTAACACTTCACACTTGTATGAGGTTTTTAGTTATTCATAGCTAGAAAAGGTAAAAAGATCAAAcggaaaccaaaaaaaaaaaatatttgacaTCACTTGAACCATTCAAGAAAAAATTATTACATAGCAATAGACAAACAACCCTTGAAAATTTCCACCCCCAATGAAAGAATTTTTTTTTGGGTCTACCAGTGCTTATACATACATAGATCTAGAGGTTTAGTAGTTTTAGAACAAAACACATACACGATTCACATACAAACTACACTAAACCAAGTCCATTTAACATATTACTTAACTTGTTTTAAAGCTCTTGCAAAAACGTCCAAAGTCTAGGTGAACTAACATGCATTAAACTAagatttttaaagaaaaacaaaGAGAAGATTGGTTGTTCATACCACTAGCAAAGCTAGGTGAAGATTCTTGAGAGAAACGAGAAAATCTGAGTCCTTAAGCAAGAAAACCCCTTAAAATGTTTGAGATCACCTTGAAGATGAAAGATTTAGGCTTGGAATGGGGATTTTGGAGCTAAAAATAGGATGATATGGTGAGATAGAATAATGGAGAAGGTGGTGACTGGTGAGAGTTTATTGTTTTGAAATGCTATGTGTGGGTGATAGTGGGTTTTGCTACATTTGAAAATGAGTCGAGACATGGATTTGCTAAATTAAAATCGTTTGGGGTAacaccgtggggtatggtggggtttgggttgggtttgggtttgggttggggTATTTGTTGAgacgtggaatgggagcccctCACCGGCTAGTGACATGTCCGcagggtatggcggggcgtgggttgggcttgggttggttGCACCGCGTGGCaggttattaaaaaaaattacaaaaaatttataaaattcacacaacatttataaaaaaacctacaacttcattaaaattttaaaaattacataatcctaaaaattacataatttctaaaaattacaaaataacaaacctagagcgttagataaatttcaaaaagggcgatcttgtcgaacgccttcgctccttgcctcgaaactctatgtttGCCACCGCCACCCGGTACGCGTGGCTTAACTCGTCGCTCGGAACGGCTTTAtagtaagccttgaaacgatCGAGCTTGGGTCGTAACTCGCACAATTTGTGTTCGCACacgttgaggttgtggcggtcgttaccgacgttatgtcggtagATTGCGAATGCTTCCGAccaatattttgtttggcccgatggccgccccttcatagcgtcaacgacGCTTGTGACGAGAGCCAATTCTTCTTCGTGAGTCCAAGATGCCATGTGGGCTAGCGGGTTCGAGAGAAGTGGGTAGTCGGGGGGACCAGTGGGTTAGCGGGTTCGAGAGAAGTGGTAGCCGGTGGGGTAacgggttcgtgggatgggggacCAGTGGGTTGGGGGTTACATTTTATAGGGGCTGTTGGGACCACCGGGTGGTGGTTTGGTTTTCCCCCAAGcggtttgaatttaaaattcaaactttgTAAATGGCCGCTATGACATGGCGGGGTGAGTGAATGGGAGGCAGCCAGCTAGGTTTGTCaagaccgccccacgcccgggttgaaagccaagccccaagggccacgccccaacccaagccccggcgttttcccccaacccacacCCCAACTCAagcccataccccatggcctaatGATGTAGACATCTTGAAGAGGGAAAACATAATTTAACACTTAGGGCGTATGGGTGCCGGGGGGGTTAGGCAAAGGATTCAGCAAACCCTTTGCCGCACGGCATATCCACCGCCACACATACATTGTCGATCAGTAAAAAAAAGGGGAGGAGGATTTCGGGGAGAAGTTGCCGCTTGCGGCAAAGGTGAGGGTGAGGGTAAGTGGTGGGGCCTAGTTCTTGTCAACCAAtcatcttttttattttttaaattagtttGCCTAATC comes from the Helianthus annuus cultivar XRQ/B chromosome 4, HanXRQr2.0-SUNRISE, whole genome shotgun sequence genome and includes:
- the LOC110935251 gene encoding probable LRR receptor-like serine/threonine-protein kinase At1g07650 isoform X1 produces the protein MKKLLLFAFFLIFYANCRFTQSTKLHTQEVKVLKEIWNKTRVLDWDFDKDPCSLEGDWLYSVDCNCSFDGNTTCRVTRIFITQKNITGPIPSEFAKLRHLQNLDLSQNYFSGTIPSEWATMPLRKLYLEGNMLSGPFPTTLTKMTTLQTLVLEGNHFSGPIPKEIANLTYMKELDLSSNDFTGELPSGVANLTKLTTLRLSGNNFTGKIPSFIEKWTRIEKLHIQGCSFEGPIPSSISRLIHLQDLRISDLKGGASTFPSLAKMQELNTLVLRNCFIHGKVPNYVGDMKELNTL
- the LOC110935251 gene encoding probable LRR receptor-like serine/threonine-protein kinase At1g07650 isoform X2, which codes for MKKLLLFAFFLIFYANCRFTQSTKLHTQEVKVLKEIWNKTRVLDWDFDKDPCSLEGDWLYSVDCNCSFDGNTTCRVTRIYLEGNMLSGPFPTTLTKMTTLQTLVLEGNHFSGPIPKEIANLTYMKELDLSSNDFTGELPSGVANLTKLTTLRLSGNNFTGKIPSFIEKWTRIEKLHIQGCSFEGPIPSSISRLIHLQDLRISDLKGGASTFPSLAKMQELNTLVLRNCFIHGKVPNYVGDMKELNTL